The following proteins come from a genomic window of Pyxidicoccus sp. MSG2:
- a CDS encoding DUF2277 domain-containing protein: MCRNIKPLFNFEPPATDDDIRAAALQFVRKIAATRKPSKQNTDAFDIAVEEIYQSSKRMLDGLVATTPPRNRARFEELKRLRFKKAEQR; this comes from the coding sequence ATGTGCCGGAACATCAAGCCCCTGTTCAACTTCGAGCCGCCCGCTACCGACGACGACATCCGTGCGGCGGCGCTGCAGTTCGTCCGCAAGATTGCCGCCACGCGCAAGCCGTCGAAGCAGAACACCGATGCGTTCGACATCGCCGTGGAGGAGATCTACCAGAGCTCCAAGCGCATGCTGGACGGGCTGGTGGCCACGACGCCGCCGCGTAATCGGGCGCGGTTCGAGGAGTTGAAGCGGCTGCGGTTCAAGAAGGCGGAGCAGCGCTGA
- a CDS encoding MFS transporter, producing the protein MQRPSSRTSGSILALAYLAFISLGLPDALLGVAWPSMRDGMGLHQALLGAPVAVAAGSYFLSGMLAGRLIQGLGIGLLLTGSTALVAASVLGISAAPAFALILLASLLMGFGSGAIDAALNTYAARNFGPKHMSWLHAAYAAGATVGPAIMTTVLSRGGSWRVGYAVVGGLLAAMVIAFVVSRRRWDTPPSEAPVVLDAPGGSGPVPEEAPRVSGRTALRSGTVWLQLAIFFFYTGIEVCAGQWSYTLLTEERGLSGTAAGTWVAAYWGGLFAGRLVLGLVVERLGQVRMIRMATVGVVLSAALFAIPGLALGAIALPLLSFSLASIYPGLMAETPRRVGVHMAPHAVGFQVSMATLGIAVLPNMAGLVSEYAGLRAIAPMIACFALVLFVLHERLVATADRAA; encoded by the coding sequence ATGCAACGTCCGAGCTCCCGCACCTCCGGGTCCATCCTGGCCCTCGCCTATCTCGCCTTCATCAGCCTCGGGCTGCCCGATGCGCTGCTCGGAGTCGCCTGGCCGTCCATGCGGGATGGAATGGGCCTCCACCAGGCGCTCCTCGGTGCGCCTGTCGCCGTCGCGGCGGGCTCCTACTTCCTCTCCGGCATGCTCGCCGGCAGGCTCATCCAGGGCCTGGGTATCGGCCTGCTACTGACGGGGAGCACGGCGCTCGTCGCCGCGAGTGTCCTGGGCATCTCCGCCGCCCCTGCCTTCGCACTCATCCTGCTGGCGTCGCTCCTGATGGGCTTCGGCTCTGGCGCCATCGACGCCGCGCTGAATACCTACGCGGCCCGGAACTTCGGGCCGAAGCACATGTCCTGGCTCCACGCCGCGTACGCGGCCGGCGCCACGGTGGGGCCGGCCATCATGACCACCGTCCTCAGCCGTGGTGGCTCCTGGCGGGTCGGCTACGCGGTGGTTGGCGGGCTGCTCGCCGCCATGGTCATCGCCTTTGTCGTGTCGCGCAGACGCTGGGACACGCCGCCCTCCGAGGCGCCGGTGGTTCTGGACGCGCCCGGTGGCAGCGGCCCGGTGCCGGAGGAAGCGCCGCGCGTCAGCGGCCGGACGGCCCTGCGCAGCGGCACGGTCTGGCTGCAGCTGGCCATCTTCTTCTTCTACACGGGCATCGAGGTCTGCGCCGGGCAGTGGAGCTACACGCTGCTCACGGAGGAGCGCGGCCTCTCCGGGACGGCGGCAGGGACCTGGGTGGCGGCCTACTGGGGTGGGCTCTTCGCGGGGCGGCTCGTGCTGGGACTGGTGGTGGAGCGGCTGGGGCAGGTCCGGATGATCCGGATGGCCACCGTGGGGGTGGTCCTCTCCGCGGCCTTGTTCGCCATTCCAGGGCTCGCACTGGGGGCCATCGCGCTGCCGCTGCTGTCATTCTCGCTCGCGTCCATCTACCCGGGGCTCATGGCCGAGACGCCCAGGCGCGTCGGGGTGCACATGGCGCCGCACGCGGTGGGCTTCCAGGTGAGCATGGCGACGCTGGGCATCGCGGTGCTGCCGAACATGGCTGGCCTCGTGAGCGAATACGCCGGCCTGCGGGCCATCGCACCGATGATTGCCTGCTTCGCGCTGGTGCTCTTCGTGCTTCACGAGCGGCTCGTCGCCACCGCCGACCGGGCGGCCTGA
- a CDS encoding GNAT family N-acetyltransferase encodes MAPRTCLVTRREELEQILQLQAANLKQHVSPEQAAREGFLTVAHTLDGLQRMHALAPSVIAKDGDTLAGYALVMPVEARAFVPLLEPMFQLFETLSWRGRPLGDYRYYVMGQVCVAEAYRGQGVFDALYRGHREGYGTRFDCTVTEVATRNTRSMRAHTRVGFELLKTYRDATDEWAVVALPLHD; translated from the coding sequence ATGGCTCCACGGACCTGTCTCGTCACGCGGCGCGAGGAGCTGGAGCAGATACTCCAGCTCCAGGCCGCCAATCTGAAGCAACACGTGTCCCCCGAGCAGGCCGCGCGTGAGGGCTTCCTGACGGTGGCGCACACGCTGGACGGGCTGCAGCGGATGCACGCGCTCGCGCCGAGCGTCATCGCGAAGGACGGCGACACGCTTGCGGGCTATGCGCTGGTGATGCCGGTGGAGGCGCGCGCCTTCGTCCCCCTCCTCGAGCCCATGTTCCAGCTCTTCGAGACGCTGAGCTGGCGCGGGCGCCCGCTGGGTGATTACCGCTACTACGTCATGGGCCAGGTGTGCGTGGCCGAGGCGTACCGGGGCCAGGGCGTGTTCGACGCCCTCTACCGCGGGCACCGCGAAGGCTACGGGACGCGCTTCGACTGCACGGTAACGGAGGTAGCCACGCGCAACACGCGCTCGATGCGGGCCCACACCCGCGTCGGCTTCGAGCTGCTGAAGACGTACCGGGACGCCACGGACGAGTGGGCCGTCGTCGCCTTGCCGCTGCACGATTGA
- a CDS encoding DUF2911 domain-containing protein → MTHRRTTLSIPTLAALVFLAATPALAQKTIAPEKAPVSPLQMTAKKLDDKTYVKVTYSSPRMQDPKTGEKRVIFGKLVPYGEVWRLGANAATELTTTGDLEVAGKKLAAGTYAVFAIPQADKWTLIFNKDLGEWGAYKYNKDQDALRVDVPAKKSVDTHEAFTIALDDKGTALNFAWENTQVSVPVKPAKKG, encoded by the coding sequence ATGACGCACCGCCGCACCACGCTGAGCATTCCGACCCTGGCCGCGCTCGTCTTCCTCGCCGCCACGCCCGCGCTGGCGCAGAAGACCATTGCCCCCGAGAAGGCTCCCGTCAGCCCGCTGCAGATGACGGCGAAGAAGCTGGACGACAAGACGTACGTGAAGGTGACCTACAGCTCGCCGCGCATGCAGGACCCGAAGACGGGCGAGAAGCGCGTCATCTTTGGCAAGCTGGTGCCCTATGGCGAGGTGTGGCGCCTGGGCGCGAATGCCGCCACGGAGCTGACCACCACGGGTGACCTCGAAGTCGCGGGCAAGAAGCTCGCGGCCGGCACCTACGCGGTCTTCGCCATTCCGCAGGCCGACAAGTGGACGCTCATCTTCAACAAGGACCTCGGCGAGTGGGGCGCCTACAAGTACAACAAGGACCAGGACGCCCTGCGCGTCGACGTGCCGGCGAAGAAGAGCGTCGACACCCATGAGGCGTTCACCATCGCCCTGGACGACAAGGGCACCGCGCTGAACTTCGCGTGGGAGAACACGCAGGTCTCCGTCCCCGTGAAGCCGGCGAAGAAGGGCTGA
- a CDS encoding ABC transporter ATP-binding protein produces the protein MAALALEGLFKSYGTTPVVRGLSLDVREGELVSLLGPSGCGKTTTLRMLAGLEHPDTGVIRIGGETVAGPGVRVPPERRGLGMVFQSYAVWPHRSVEENVAYPLTLRRMPKPEVASRVKEALRWVRLEALATRRPHELSGGQLQRVALARALVAGPRVLLLDEPLSNLDAALREELRAEIAALRARLGTTMVFVTHDQGEALALSDRIAVMNQGVIEQVDTPERLYREPATPFVAGFVGGANVLVGHVRDGEFHTAQGDAKFPLPAGMVAPDGPCTLVVRPEDLELGGEGTLLPLSARLFLGHAAEYRFPVGGTLLRVVGPPRDARAGELLAVRIGKAKRFASR, from the coding sequence ATGGCGGCGCTCGCGCTGGAGGGCCTGTTCAAGTCGTACGGCACCACGCCGGTGGTGCGCGGCCTCAGCCTGGACGTGCGCGAGGGAGAGCTGGTGTCGCTCCTCGGCCCCTCGGGCTGCGGCAAGACGACGACGCTGCGCATGCTCGCGGGACTGGAGCATCCGGACACAGGCGTCATCCGCATCGGCGGGGAGACGGTGGCCGGGCCCGGAGTCCGCGTCCCGCCCGAGCGCCGTGGGCTGGGCATGGTCTTCCAGAGCTACGCCGTGTGGCCGCACCGCTCCGTGGAGGAGAATGTCGCGTACCCGCTGACGCTGCGGCGCATGCCGAAGCCGGAGGTGGCGTCACGTGTGAAGGAAGCGCTGCGCTGGGTGCGGCTGGAGGCGCTCGCCACGCGGAGGCCACACGAGCTGTCGGGCGGACAGCTCCAGCGCGTGGCGCTCGCGAGGGCGCTGGTGGCGGGCCCGCGCGTGTTGCTGCTGGACGAGCCGCTGTCCAACCTGGACGCGGCGCTGCGCGAGGAGCTGCGCGCGGAAATCGCCGCCCTGCGCGCGAGGCTGGGCACCACCATGGTCTTCGTCACGCACGACCAGGGCGAGGCGCTCGCGCTGTCGGACCGCATCGCGGTGATGAACCAGGGTGTCATCGAGCAGGTGGACACCCCCGAGCGCCTCTACCGCGAGCCCGCGACACCGTTCGTCGCGGGCTTCGTCGGAGGGGCGAATGTCCTCGTGGGCCACGTGCGAGACGGGGAGTTCCACACCGCACAGGGGGACGCGAAGTTCCCCCTGCCCGCGGGCATGGTGGCCCCGGACGGCCCGTGCACGCTGGTGGTCCGCCCGGAGGACCTGGAGCTGGGCGGAGAGGGCACGCTGCTGCCGCTCTCCGCGCGGCTGTTCCTCGGACACGCGGCGGAGTACCGCTTCCCGGTGGGCGGCACGCTGCTGCGCGTGGTGGGTCCCCCGCGCGACGCGCGCGCGGGGGAATTGCTGGCCGTGCGCATCGGGAAGGCGAAACGGTTCGCCTCCCGGTGA